One genomic window of Arachis stenosperma cultivar V10309 chromosome 10, arast.V10309.gnm1.PFL2, whole genome shotgun sequence includes the following:
- the LOC130957047 gene encoding uncharacterized protein LOC130957047 produces the protein MITTSDQDDEDKQSKLSQQPEDNSTEEEDGDHQEPEISQQELLKLYSPFPQLLNGAMGKRIYPRFLDLFASLHVNIPFIKAIQQMPAFIKYIKELLPRKSSLKGGQTIVLNKECSALIQPELPAKRKDPGSFHIPCAIGETMFDRALCDLGASINLLPLSLVKRLQINEIMPTDVVIRLADKTQKQAIGVVENVLLKVGKYFLPTDFVILDMEESHTHPIILGRPFLATTRALIDVEQGELILRIHDERISFNIFKFSQEADQEHKEPSKDHNEMLKEEASTEAHPTYLETPLVDKQGKQQPPQLKEKLEEPKPLEGCEDNIKTPLEEEVIKSKAISKDTRKKVPRRWRNKKIPTEDFSPRDRVISAYFPDISPNLPTVPSQLPKVFTINRVLFLEHVEIIDTTNGYKSTARGEDFKHYQPP, from the coding sequence ATGATCACTACAAGTGATCAAGATGATGAAGACAAGCAAAGCAAACTCTCCCAACAGCCTGAAGACAACTCAACAGAGGAGGAGGATGgagatcaccaagaaccagaAATCTCACAACAAGAGTTGCTTAAGCTCTATTCACCATTTCCCCAACTGCTCAATGGTGCTATGGGGAAGAGAATATACCCAAGGTTCCTAGACTTGTTTGCATCTCTGCATGTGAACATACCATTCATCAAGGCCATCCAACAAATGCCTGCATTCATCAAGTATATAAAGGAACTTCTTCCCAGGAAAAGCTCACTCAAAGGAGGCCAAACTATAGTGTTGAACAAGGAGTGTAGTGCCCTTATTCAACCTGAGTTACCTGCAAAAAGaaaagacccagggagttttcacatcccctgtgccataggagaaacaatgTTCGATAGAGCACTCTGTGATTTGggggcaagcatcaacttacTGCCATTATCCTTGGTAAAGAGGCTGCAAATCAATGAGATAATGCCCACAGATGTGGTCATCAGACTGGCTGACAAGACTCAAAAgcaagcaataggagtggtGGAAAATGTGTTGCTAAAGGTTGGGAAATACTTTCTCCCAACAGACTTTGTCATCCTGGACATGGAAGAGAGTCACACTCACCCAATCATAttgggaagacccttcctagctacaaccagagcactcatagatgtggaGCAAGGGGAGCTAATATTGAGGATCCATGATGAACGAATCAGCTTTAATATCTTCAAATTCTCACAAGAAGCAGACCAAGAGCACAAGGAACCAAGCAAAGATCATAATGAGAtgttgaaggaggaagcaagcacTGAAGCACACCCAACCTATCTGGAGACCCCTTTGGTTGATAAACAAGGGAAACAGCAACCACCACAGCTCAAGGAAAAGTTGGAGGAACCTAAACCTCTAGAGGGATGTGAAGACAACATCAAAACCCCCTTAGAAGAAGAAGTCATCAAGAGCAAGGCAATATCAAAAGACACAAGGAAGAAGGTACCAAGGAGGTGGAGGAACAAAAAGATCCCTACGGAAGACTTTTCTCCAAGGGATAGAGTGATCTCAGCTTACTTCCCAGATATTTCCCCTAATCTCCCTACTGTACCATCTCAGTTACCTAAAGTCTTCACAATCAACAGAGTTCTTTTCCTGGAACATGTAGAGATCATTGATACAACCAATGGATACAAGTCTACAGCAAGAGGGGAGGACTTCAAGCATTACCAACCACCCTGA